One Cicer arietinum cultivar CDC Frontier isolate Library 1 chromosome 8, Cicar.CDCFrontier_v2.0, whole genome shotgun sequence DNA segment encodes these proteins:
- the LOC101513661 gene encoding protein SHORT INTERNODES-like, translating to MAGFFSLGRGNNNNNEGENQQNNIPPPTPTTDTLFWYNNQNKNDDVVSTYRGFEIWNQHQQQQQQQFLGGVEQQDLYSSAAALGVGPSRGSDERRSNELVASSGGISCQDCGNQAKKDCPHVRCRTCCKSRGFDCQTHVKSTWVPAARRRERQQQQHHQHTHHNNKLETSLACTRLPSNPSSLPLPAPGLLEEVNFPAMVSSQAEFRCVRVSSIDESEEEYAYSTAVNIGGHVFRGILYDYGPDGSGNYMAAGNTSSSGVEAVVEPLNLISGVPSSEIVDPCSLYPAPINTFMPPSGTQFFPHPRST from the exons aTGGCAGGTTTCTTTTCGTTAGGAAGAggtaacaacaacaataacgaAGGAGAAAATCAACAGAATAATATTCCACCTCCAACTCCTACTACAGATACTTTATTCTGGTATAATAATCAAAACAAGAATGACGACGTCGTTTCAACGTACCGTGGTTTTGAGATTTGGAATCAGCATcaacaacaacagcaacaacagTTTTTGGGGGGCGTAGAACAGCAAGATCTTTACTCATCTGCTGCGGCGTTAGGAGTGGGTCCCAGTAGAGGTTCAGATGAGAGGAGATCTAATGAGTTAGTTGCGTCGTCGGGAGGGATAAGCTGTCAAGATTGTGGGAATCAAGCGAAGAAGGATTGTCCTCATGTTAGGTGTAGAACTTGTTGTAAGAGTAGAGGTTTTGATTGTCAAACTCATGTTAAGAGTACTTGGGTTCCTGCTGCAAGACGCCGTgaaagacaacaacaacaacatcaccAACACACtcatcataataataaattagaaaccTCTTTAGCTTGCACTCGCTTACCTTCAAACCCTTCTTCACTCCCTCTCCCTGCACCAG ggtTATTAGAGGAGGTGAATTTTCCAGCTATGGTGAGTTCTCAAGCGGAGTTTAGATGTGTTCGTGTAAGTTCAATTGATGAGTCTGAGGAAGAGTATGCATATTCAACGGCTGTGAACATTGGAGGGCATGTTTTTAGAGGAATATTGTATGATTATGGTCCAGATGGAAGTGGTAATTATATGGCTGCCGGAAACACCTCTTCAAGTGGTGTTGAAGCGGTGGTTGAGCCGTTGAACCTAATTTCAGGTGTTCCTAGCAGTGAAATTGTTGATCCATGTTCTTTGTATCCAGCTCCAATTAACACCTTCATGCCTCCTAGTGGTACGCAATTCTTCCCCCACCCAAGATCTACTTGA